A stretch of DNA from Alteromonas gilva:
AAGGGGCGATATTCATCGCAATACCATAAGTATTGTGGGGGGATTTTGTTTGCCAGTGCCAGGTTACGGTAGTGTCGGTTTCTGTGGTGGAATGCAAAACGCCGTTACTGGCAGCCACTAACCCTTTTGGCACGGTAAAATACAGATCAGCGCGTTCAGGCTCACCCATAGGCTGGTCGATACAGGGCCAGAACAGGTCGCAGCCTTCGCCCTGCACTGCGGTAGCAAGCCACGGTTCGCCCTGCGGGGTTTGCTCCCACATTACACCGCCATCCCAGGGCGCGTTCAGCGGTGTACGAGGATGGCCATGGTAGCTAATTTTAACGGCTACCGGATACTGATAAGGCGAGGCTGGGGTTATGACTAATTCGCCATTGTTGTTGTAAAAATGCCGGGGCGCTACGGCCTCACCGTTTACCCATACGCCATCAATGTTAAACACGGTATCCAGGTCTACCGACAGTGACGGTTGTGGTGTGCTGCCATCGAGGGTGAGGGTGGCATCACCAAATAAGACTTCGTTGGTAAAATCAAACGCAAAATGTAATTCGGCATGCTTAAGTATTACCCCTTGTTGCAGCTCAGGCACTGCGCCGCCACTTTTTAACGTGTAGGGCGTTGAGCGTTCCTCGGCGTCTGCCCGGGCCGATGGCGCTGAGCTACTACAAGCGCTTAAGGTAATCATTGCTGACAACAACAGGGTAAAAAGGGGGAGGTGACCTTGCATGGAGAATACTCCGGTAATGCTGTTTTTAATTCTCGTTGCGCCATTATAACGGCAAACGTTAAACAAGACCCGAATTCAGAGGATTAACGTGTAAGTTTAGTAAGTTTTTATTATTAAAAAAGGCGGCCATGCCGCCCGTTGGGTGTTTGTTATGATTACGCGTTATTCAAACAGCTCTCCGCGTAAATCAAGTAAGGTGCTGTGAGTATGCTCTTTAAGTAGCTTTTTCACCATTTTCGGCTCTTTGTTCATCCATGCGTTATAGATTTCCTCGTGCTCACGAAACGCAGCGGCTTCACGGTCGGGCGGCTCAAGATGCCGTCTGACATAACGCTCCGACAACAAATGCACTTTAAACAGCAACTCCTGGGTGATGTTACGCCCGGCCGGTGCTGACAGCGCCAAATGAAATTCCCGGTTAACGGTAACCGCTTCCGGCGTAATGTCGTAAGCCAGGCGTTGTAAGCGCTGAAAAATTTCTGTTAGCTTGGCTTTATCAGCCTCGGTTGCTTTTTTACAACCCTGAGCGGCGGCTTCGGGTTCCAGTGTTGTGCGCAACTGGAACACGTCTTCGGCTTCAGCCAGACTCAGCGGCCTGACAATAAAACCCCGGTTCGGGTGCGATACTAATAGTCCATCCTGCTCCAGCCTGGTAAGGGCTTCGCGCAATGGGATTTTACTGACTCCCAGATCCTGAGAGAGAGCGTCCTGACGAATTGGTTTTGCCGGGAACATATCGTTGGCAAGGATACGCTCACGAATAATTTCGTAAGCCTGTTCCGACAATGTTTTAACCACAATTGACATTGATAAATGACTCCTAAATAGAAGTTTGGTGTTTCATTATTATTTTAGTGATGACTTCACCATTTTTTGCGGTGAGCCTCTTCTCATACAGTATACTATCTGGTCATCTACTGATACATTCCAGTTGGCTAACTGCTGGCATTTTATACAGCAGTTAAGGATAAACCGCGTATTGATAATAAAAACCAATTAAAACCACCGTATTGGTTAGCTATTTACCGGTGATCATCGGCCTGTATCTGTCAGCCTGTTAGTCTATAAAGCGATCGCCCAGTAAGTTTGCGCCCATATGACCTACTTTTACGTAAATCAGCGCCCCCTCGTTGCGGGTAAACGGGGTATGCTGGCTGTAGCGGGGGTTACGCAACCAACTGCCGGCCGGGTAACTGCCATGCTCATC
This window harbors:
- a CDS encoding GntR family transcriptional regulator, producing the protein MSIVVKTLSEQAYEIIRERILANDMFPAKPIRQDALSQDLGVSKIPLREALTRLEQDGLLVSHPNRGFIVRPLSLAEAEDVFQLRTTLEPEAAAQGCKKATEADKAKLTEIFQRLQRLAYDITPEAVTVNREFHLALSAPAGRNITQELLFKVHLLSERYVRRHLEPPDREAAAFREHEEIYNAWMNKEPKMVKKLLKEHTHSTLLDLRGELFE